TAGAGTCCCGTCAATTCTATTGAGAGTATATGCCCCCTTGCCTAGGACCTCGTTAATGATATATGGTCCTTCCCATCTTGGCGCTAATTTGCCCGGTTTCTCAGCGTTTGATGCTTCATTATCGCGTAAGACGAAATCACCCGGAATGAATGTACATACGCGGACGCGCGCATTATAGTATTTTTCGAGTTTGGATTTGTACCTGGCCTCTGTGATAGCGGCATTCTCGCGCCGTTCTTCGAGGAGGTCTAGATACAATCTTCGTTCGTGCTCATTATTATGTTTTTCCATGGCTATCATGCGTGGTGATGGTAAGCCAATCTCAGCTGGGATGACGGCTTCAGACCCATAGACTAGACTGAACGGAGTTTCGCCTGTGCTAGTTTTTGGCATTGTTCGATGCGCCCAGAGGATGCTGGGGAGTTCGTCGACCCACCCTCTGCGTGCTGTTCCTAGTCATGCTTTTATTCCGTCGACGATCTGTTTGTTTATACTTTCTACTTAACCGTTCACTTGTGGATGCGCGACGGAAGCAAAATTATGCTCGATCTTCATTTCTTTGAACCACTTTTGAAGATCTTCTGAGGCGAAGTTTGTGCCGTTGTCAGAGATAATGCGCAATGGTAATCCAAACCTGCAAAtgatatgttcccatataaatttgcgAATTACCATTGCTGTGGTTGAGGCCAAGGCTTTAgcttccacccatttggtgaagtaatcggCCGCTACAATGATGAATTTTACTGCGCCTGGCGCGTCAGGAAATGGGCCAACAAGATCGATGCCCCATTGTTGGAATGGCCAGGCGGATGTGACAGGTACTAGCGGATTTTTTTGGTCGGAGTGTCTTTGGTGTATGGCGTTGACAGGCTGCGCATCTCCTTAATAAATCAACTGCGTCCATATGCATtcctggccagtagtatccgacgttcattatttttgccacgaccatgcgCGGTCCCGCGTGTATTCCACATAAACCTTCATGGATTTCTCTGACCAGGTATTGAGCATCTGTTTTATCGACACAGCGTAATAATGGTCCCATGAATGACTTTCAGTAAAGGACGCCATCCGCCATTTTGTAATTTATCGCTTTGTGTTGGAGTTTTCGGGCTTCTGCTTTTCCTTCCGGAAGTTTCCCGTGTTGTGGTATAAGATGATCGGAGACATCCAGGATGGGTTACTGACCTCTATAACGTTTACTTGCTTGAGATGGATCGATGGATTAGACAGTACCTCTATGCGCACTTCTTTTGCTAAGTGCTTGAAGCTGGTAGCGGCCAATTTGCTAAGCGCGTCTGCGTGCTTATTTTCGCTTCTGTTTATATGGTTAACCCTGAATGTCTAGAATTGGCTGATTAACATCCGTGCTTGTTTAAGGTATAATGCCATAGCTTCTCCTTTTGCATCGTAGTAACCGTTAATTTGCTCGGCTACTAGTTTTGAATCAACGTTGGCCTCAAGGTTTCTTGCCCCCATTTTGAGCGCTAGACGAAGGCCTGCTAAAAATGCTTCGTATTCTGCTTCATTGTTGGTACTTTGGAAGTCTAAGCGTATGGCATATGTGAGCTCGTGATTGTCCGGACTGACCAATCGGAGGCCTGCTCCTGCTCCGTCATCATTGGAAGCGCCATCTGTGTGTGAGGTCCAGACTCTGTCGTCGAAAACAGGTGTAGGGTTCTGGATTGCCTCGCATTCTTGTACTTTATCGATGGGCACTTCAGTAGCGAAGTCTGCTAGAACTTGCCTTTTGATTGCTGGTCTTGGCTTGTAGAAGATATTGTATCCTCCCAGCTCAATGGCCCATTTAGCCAATCTTCCCGCCACATCGGGTTTTGATAAGATTTGGCCTAAATGATAATTTGTGAGAACCGTGATGACGTGGCCCAAGAAATACCTGCGCAAACGTCGGGATGCGTGCACTAGTGCTAGAACCAATTTTTCTATCATTGAGTAACGAGTTTCTGGGCcggtgagcattttgctgatatagtaAATTGGAGTCTGAACGTTTTCTCGTTCCACCATTAATACTGCTCCTACCGCTACTTCCGCGACTGATAGGTATAAGATTAGTGGCTCTTTTTCTTTTGGCGCAGTCAACGTTGGTAGCTGAATTAAACATTCTTTCATTTGTTTGAATGCTGCTTCTGCTTCAGGTGTCCATTGAAAGGGGGTTTTCTTCCCGCAGTTTCGCAGCGTACTGATAAATGGATAAGATTTAGCCGCATGATTAGCCAAGAATCTGTTCAAGGCTGCTAAGCGTCCGGCGAGTCTTTGCATTTCTTTTATTGTTGCGGGTGAGGGCATTTGCTGGATAGCCAGTACTTTTTCTGGGTTTACTTTGAAGCCCTCTCTTGTGACTATGAAGCCCAGAAATTTTCCTTCTTCCATGCCGAAGGAGCATTTAGTTGGGTTGAGTTTTAAGTTTACGCTGCGCAGAGAGTCGAATGTACGCTGAATATTGTTGAGCATTGAGTCTTCCTCAtggctcatgatgacgaggtcatccatgtatacttcAACTGTCTTGCCGATGTCGCTTTTGAAAACTGTGTCCATTAATCGTTGATAAGTTGCGCCAGCATTGCGCAGGCCAAAGGGCATTTTAGTGTAGCAGAAGATGCCTTTATCTGTGCGGAATGCAGTTTTGTCTTCGTCTTCTTCCTTCATCTGGACCTGATGATAACCTTTGTAACAGTCGAgaaaacacttccacctgaatgatgctagagagtcgacttttttgtctatctccggaagtgcgtaacaatctcTTGGGCATGCTttattcaggtctttgaagtcgatgcacattctccaTCCGCCACTATGTTTTTGTACCATTACTGGATTGgcaacccatgtatggtatttTACTTCGCGCAAGATTCCCGCATTGAGTAGCTCTACCACTTGTTCGTCCATGGCTTTCGCTTTTTCTTCGCTAAAGCTGCGCCTCGCCTGGGCAACAGGTTCCGCTGATGGTTTAATATTCAGGCAATGTTGCGCTATGTCGCGTGGAACCCCAGTCATGTCTGCTGGGCACCAAGCGAATATATCTTTGTTGTTGGACAACAGTGCTTTCAGTTGTATTCGTGTTGCTGGTGAAATGGCATGTCCTAGTGAGATGGTCTGCTCTGGGTATTCTTCGTTCAGGACCCATTTCTCCGGTTC
The Helianthus annuus cultivar XRQ/B chromosome 6, HanXRQr2.0-SUNRISE, whole genome shotgun sequence genome window above contains:
- the LOC110944584 gene encoding uncharacterized protein LOC110944584, with translation MDIIYEQCFKQLDPDDKARLKPFYFPLTRFCNEAVFPLGQIAFPVTLSDGEHSRTVTVNFMVMPATSRHDVLLGRRSQREFSMITSIPHAACGFPTETGVAILYSSKEVMYVDDEPPAKVVKPSASNEPEKWVLNEEYPEQTISLGHAISPATRIQLKALLSNNKDIFAWCPADMTGVPRDIAQHCLNIKPSAEPVAQARRSFSEEKAKAMDEQVVELLNAGILREVKYHTWVANPVMVQMKEEDEDKTAFRTDKGIFCYTKMPFGLRNAGATYQRLMDTVFKSDIGKTVEVYMDDLVIMSHEEDSMLNNIQRTFDSLRSVNLKLNPTKCSFGMEEGKFLGFIVTREGFKVNPEKVLAIQQMPSPATIKEMQRLAGRLAALNRFLANHAAKSYPFISTLRNCGKKTPFQWTPEAEAAFKQMKECLIQLPTLTAPKEKEPLILYLSVAEVAVGAVLMVERENVQTPIYYISKMLTGPETRYSMIEKLVLALVHASRRLRRYFLGHVITVLTNYHLGQILSKPDVAGRLAKWAIELGGYNIFYKPRPAIKRQVLADFATEVPIDKVQECEAIQNPTPVFDDRVWTSHTDGASNDDGAGAGLRLVSPDNHELTYAIRLDFQSTNNEAEYEAFLAGLRLALKMGARNLEANVDSKLVAEQINGYYDAKGEAMALYLKQARMLISQF